One genomic segment of Sminthopsis crassicaudata isolate SCR6 chromosome 4, ASM4859323v1, whole genome shotgun sequence includes these proteins:
- the IP6K3 gene encoding inositol hexakisphosphate kinase 3 isoform X2, with protein MLLQKLQKNGSGHNNDLPLVQWKHTQLTQSLKESYPGKTLLRTEIHVSSFMENTNGNQTEKSCSPWRLRCHKEHLTRMYSEYQENKMHRFLLLENVVSKYKYPCILDLKMGTRQHGDDASEEKKARHIKKCEQSTSASLGVRICGMQVYQADSNLFLCKDKYYGRKLSTDGFRQALYQFLHNGLHLRKDLLEPIIFQLKDLLSVIKNQSSYRFYSSSLLIIYDGQIPPERTTGSHCLQKTNCSSPEELFKVDIRMIDFAHTTYKGSRYNHTIYDGPDHGYIFGLENLIQILQDISDVE; from the exons ATGCTACTACAGAAGCTGCAAAAGAATGGCAGTGGCCACAACAATGACCTTCCTCTTGTTCAGTGGAAGCACACTCAACTGACACAGTCTCTTAAGGAAAG CTATCCAGGTAAAACGCTCCTGAGGACCGAAATCCATGTCTCCTCCTTTATGGAAAATACAAATGGCAACCAGACAGAGAAGAGCTGCAGCCCTTGGAGACTGCGCTGTCATAAGGAACACTTGACTCGAATGTATTCTGAATACCAAGAGAACAAAATGCACC GGTTTTTGCTGCTTGAAAACGTGGTGTCAAAGTACAAGTATCCTTGCATTCTGGACCTGAAGATGGGCACCAGGCAACATGGAGATGATGCCTCTGAGGAAAAGAAAGCTCGTCACATCAAAAAATGTGAACAAAGCACCTCTGCTTCCCTTGGAGTTCGCATTTGTGGCATGCAG GTTTATCAAGCTGATTCAAACCTCTTTCTCTGCAAAGATAAATATTATGGAAGGAAACTTTCAACTGATGGGTTCAGGCAAGCACTCTATCAATTTTTGCACAATGGCTTACACCTTCGAAAAGACCTCCTAGAACCCATTATCTTCCAACTCAAGGATCTCCTTTCAGTCATTAAGAACCAGAGTTCCTATCGTTTCTACTCCAGTTCTCTCCTCATCATTTATGATGGACAAATACCCCCAGAAAGAACCACAGGAAGTCATTGCTTGCAAAAGACAAACTGCTCCTCTCCAGAAGAACTCTTCAAAGTTGATATCCGTATGATAGACTTTGCACATACAACTTACAAGGGCTCCCGATACAACCACACCATCTATGACGGACCAGATCATGGCTATATTTTTGGCCTAGAAAATCTTATCCAGATCCTTCAGGATATCTCAGACGTTGAATGA